The genomic region GGATTTGCAGAGAATTTGTATGTAAATATGTGCTTCAGATTACCAGCAGTAGGACCATCTACATAGACTAGGTAAGCTATTGTCCAAACTATAGCTGCAACAAATGATATTATGATTGCTACAACAATGTCCACACAAACCACAATGAAGTCAGAGTTCCACTTCCTACGATTACCAAACATGAGAGTTGTCAAATAGTGTATTGCCGATGTGACAGCTGGAAATGAGTTCTCACCAGCAATATAGACAGGTACATAATTAAAGTCAGAAGCATAGACCAGGGTcatattaataccaaaCACAACTCCAGAAATTGCGATAGTCCAATAGAATGTAGTTAGATGACCCTGGTCATCACCAACAAGATATACAATCAATAGGATGACATAGGTTAGAAAGTTTAACCACTGGGTAACGATGGAAGGAATAATGATCGTGTTGAATTTTTCGTGTCTGGGTTGAGTGAGTTTATCTGGATAGTTGCCGCTGCTGAGGACAAGATTACCATTGTGTTTTCCCCATTCGCTGTTGTCGTCTTCAGTGTAACCTTGTATTTGATAGTATAGTTTAAGACATATTTCTATTATGTTACCAAGAAGCATACTTGGTAAACACCAAAGCTCCAGTGAACTAGCCATTCTTCTAACAAATACACTGAAAAGGTTCTCAGGTAACTTAAATCTAATGAGTGCATATGGCGCAGAACTGTATGAGAGTCTAATGTTAAGCATCATAGCAAGACCAGCAAGTATATAGGCTGACATCAAAAATGTACAGTTACCCCTATCATCTTCAGCAGGCATACAGCCAACAGGACAATAGGACGCTTGTCCTTGTTCAGTTTCAGCAGGAGCAGACATTGTTTAGATGTTAGCAACTCCTTGATTGGTGACTAGGATTATCCTATCACTCTGTTGACCTATATTACTTGCTAATACTCTTGGAGTTAGGaattactatattacagaaatattacttaaaatcacagtatccatcaaaacaaacattaaactaTATCATGtatgttataaaattaataaattaaaataactattgatttaaaatcttGACAATCTGCTCAATGCGGTTGTTGTCGTGTCTTGAAATGTACTGAATGGTGGATGTCAAAACGGCATCCACGTCCTCTTTTGAGGTCTTCCCGTGCTTGCAGCCGGGATAAATAGGGAGCTGAATCCTGTGGTACTTGTTTTCATATTCCTCAAAGAGGCTAGTGAGGTGCATATGCTGCAGCTGAGTGTTATACATCAAATTCTTGCTATTTAATAGAATCTGCCAAGTCGAGGAATTAATGGACCCAGAGTCGTTCTCTGACTTGCTGGTGCCAATACTCAAGAACAAATCCATATTATCCTATAGCATAATTAGCAAAGATATTTATTAGCTAAATACGTATGTATGGTGAATGTTTTACCTTAACGAGGGTCCTTAggttaatattataaatattagttaGTTCCTGGAGTGAAACAAGGCTTGGGCTTGAGGACACAACTGATCCGTCAACCATGTGGACCTTGTTTATCATATTATATCCTATATTAGTCAGGTGAGAGTTACTCGGGCCCCTATAACATTAGTTATATGGATTCTTAAATAAGATGTATGTagattatataaatgttaGTTGTAATACCTGACGTATGTAGGCAAGGCACAAGAGGACCAGCCTACGAGCCATAAGGGAGCGTAAGAAGTCCCATCTAGTGAACCAACTAAAAGGTTTATTAGTGTTTTTAAATAGTGGATAGGTGTATTTAATTATCTGTAAAACATACATTTGGAGTTTCCGTAGTTTCGGAACAAAAACATTCCATAGGGGTTAGATCTAACATTGGAGCATGTGACCATGCAATGTGGATATGACTTTGAGCACATAAAGTCTGTTCCAAGAATGTTAATAAAGCTCTTCTTGAACTCTTCGATATAGTAGTAGTCGAAAATTATTCCGGAAGGGAGCGAGTGGGCCCACTTGAATAGGCTAGAAACGATCTGGTTCCACTTGACTCTCAGATCCTTCATCGAGTAGCCCTTAAGCAGACAAAGCGCAATAAGGGCACCAGATCCCGTTCCACAGATGTAATCGAAGTAATCTGCGAGgttaattttctttttcttgAGTTCGCTAAGTTTCTTTTCGAGCAAGTAAAGTGAGCCGATTACTGATGTTCCCAAATTCTCGCTGTTATCCAATGATAGCACGCGTAGActaatcaatttattatacagatatttattacattcgtaattatatattgttaaatAGTTTAGTCTATAATACCTTCTCTTGAATTTAAGTGGAAATTGCACTGATAACAGCGGTCCACTGTAAAACAACTTGTATGCCACCTTGGGTTTAGaatctaaaatttattagtttgtgtatataaatttagttttataaataGTGTCGTACCGAAAGTTGATGGCGTTAATGTAAATTCAAGCAGTTGTCTATCCGAATTTGAGTAAATGAGTATCATTTTGGTAACATTCGGGCTAAGGCTGATGTTCCCAGATAACTTGATCTTAAAATTTCCGTAATCAACAACGTCGTCTAAATTATaggttaaattattataaagaaGAGATATATAACTTAGTTTGATTATAAAAATCTGAGTATTAAATACCTATGATCAGGGGTTGGTTTTTGGGTTCATTCACTAGGGAGTACTTGAATCCAATCCTGAAGAGATAGAAGTCAATGTTCGAGTCATAGGGGTACTTTGAGTTCCTGAAGAACAAAGTGTAAAACCCCTTTCTGTTCAGAACTATTGGATTCGTGTCGTGTCCAATGTGTCCAGATGAGAAACACTCACCAAGGGTGTTGAAAATCATATCATAGTCTGTTGATTTCCAAGCTACCtttttaatcttttcaGGCTTTTTATCTTTATGCTTTTCATTCTTATCTCCCTTTTCTGGCTTCTCAACAACTTCTGATTTATCTACTTTTCCTCCCTTTTCAGGTTCTGACTTGTCAACCTTCCCGTTATCCTTTTCAATATCAACTTCACTGATATGTTTTGATGATTTTGAAGACTTTTTATCTGATTTTTTATCTGTTTTACTAACTTTTTCATCCTCAGATTCCGTGTCAGATTTATGCTTGGACTTTTTCGACTTCTTTTCAGACTTCACCTTTTCCTCGCCTGATTTCTTGCTTAATTTAAGACTCTTGATGTTTGGCGATaaatcttcatcatctgaATCTACATATTGTTCTCGCTCATCATCCTTAGTGGCCTCAAACAATACTCTAGCAAACTCTTTTTGCTTTTCAACTTCAGAGTCTGTGCTATCATACTCTTGCACGTCATGGAACTTTATTCGAGGCTCAATGCTTGTATCTAATCTTAGAACTTGCCTGTACTCGTCAATTTCCTTAGCTTTTAGACGCTCTCTTTCATTATCTACAGGCTTGTGTTTCTGTTTTCCACGTGATTCATCCAAGATTAAACCGTCCTTAGCTGCCAATGGTTCATCTTGAACATATTGTGAAAGTGACGACCCGTTGTCAATGGGTTTAatctttaattttgaatCTACATCTTTATGGTCTGTAGATATGTTTCCGCACTCACCGGAGCATGAAGATGCGGATGATGCTGCCGATGAACCCCCAGGTGACTTTTTAGTACCCTTTGAGTTTAACATTTGACGTCCATAACGTTTAGTTCTTTTGGCAATCAATTTGTTGGAAATTTTGACATAGGGGTCCAGTGCTACTGGGAGGAATGTAAAATCTGGGTCATATTCGCAATTAATGACTCTGTCAAACAGTTCATCAATTTCGTCTTCGGGCTCGTAAACCATATTACTCATAGAATCCTGTTTGGTTGGATCCTCGTTAATTTCGCCATTTTCTGAGGTGCTTAGGCTTTTCTTTGCTTCGTGAAACTCAATGATTCTGGACTCCAATTCAGAGTTTACTTCTGAGGGTATGTCTGAAGCGTCTTCATATATGGAGTCGCTTGCAGAATTTTCGTTCTGATCTTGGGAAATGACATTACTCATATCTTGTGAACCTTTTCTTTTCTGTCTGGATAGGAATGATTTTGATGGGATAGTTCTGTTCTGGACGAGCTCTGGGTCTATGAATTGGCCCTGAAAACCTGAGGAATAACCACCCTCACGGTTAGCATGTGAAAATAATTCTGGATCTAGAGGTACGTAAGACTTGGGTATGTAGCCGAATTGGCCGCCGTCTCCAAAACCGTTATAATATGACGGTAAACAATGATAACTTTTTGatttcataaaattttttacatttaatttctttgctgcatttaaatttgaaattttctCATCAAGAATTTCGGAATCTTTGCATAAATTAGATCCGTAgatattattgaaaatttgGTTATCTGATTCGTTTGTAAACTCATAATCACTCTCACATTCTAAAAAATCATCATCTGATTCTTTGGAATCTGATAAACGGTCCTCGTTTTCCTTATCTTTCAATCCGATCATCTTTATATTCTCCTTTTTTTCAATTAGCATTAATTTGTTATCGTAATCGAGGGTATCTGACTGACGATCAGATGATTTGGAAGAATCTTTAATAAGATGATCATCATGCTTATGATCTTTGACTAAAACTTCAGATTTGTGGTTCATATGTTATTCAATCTATATTTCGGTATATGAGatatcaaattaaattttttgaaatattttatttaatatacagttagaataaatttaaatcattgATAAAATGGTACATTATATTGATATATAATGTTGGTCTTTGATTTAGATTTGATTCCTTAACTCTGATCCCCATGAGACTGGAAAGTGAATGATATCTGATTTCTCAAGTATTATTCAATCTTcactttatttttatttttattaaattattttaactttttaaaCTAGAATCTATTCACTTTTATTCCACccttattttttaaatttcacATAACAGCTATGCACATGATtcttataaaattttaactatatttattaattttaatataaatttcattaaaatggttatatataattccTTAAAATCCTTTAACCGTATCGCCTATAGATTTAATGGCTTGAGGAATACAACAAGGCCTTACACAAATTCCCCTAGACTGTTTTCGACTTCCAGAGATGAAACTCAACAAAACTTTTGTAGTCCACCATTTGAAAGTAAATTGTTCAAGGATTATGTAGAATTCTCAGTCAACTCTTACAAATCTAGCAAGGATGCTGTTGACTCTGAAATGACTAACCTATTGGCTAACCATAAACTTTTACTGTTTATGGAAGGCTCCGTAGATGCTCCAAAGTCTCTTTGCGCAGGCAATATCGTGAAGATGTTTACACTTTTACAAGTTTTAAACTTTCATACTCTGGACGTTTTATCGAACCCTCCAGTCTTCGGATTTCTATGCTCcaaattgtaatttttactcattttactagttatatactatcTAGCATgcaaatttgtaaatttctTTAGTGGTGAGCCAGTTAGGAATATTTTGTTCAAGGACGGAGCTCCCTTTGCTGGACACGATGAGCTTCTGGAGCTCTTTAGGCGCGGCAAACTCCTTCAAGCCTTGGGAGTTCCCAAAACCACAAACAAAAGCACTCCTAAGGAATTCGCTAACCACCTGCCAATCGCAAACTActaatttgaaattaatgttttacTAGTTTTAGTgtagaatatataatatacaattgTAACAATATTATGTTGGCTGCGGTGTTTCTTGGTTTTGTTCGGGCTGAGGCAGAAGATGCATCATGAAGCCGAATCGGTAAATGTTGTTCCAATAATCAATGCATCCACTAACACCGAAACCATTGTAATCCTGAGTTTGCATGGCGATCCTGCCGCAGCTGTCAATGTTACCCTGGACCCTAGCGTGCCTAAACAAATACTCCCAGCCctaataattaatgaaaaaaatgGAAAAGGTACCACTCTAAGTGCAGACTCTTTGATTGAAGGCGATAACTCAAGCTCAGTGGCCAGAGATAATCGATCGTTTACCTTTCTGGTGTATTGTACTCTGGCGCAGTTGATTTCCTTTTTCGAAAAATCCATGCGCTTGAAGTCAGGCTGTCTGGTAAGTTGGCCTATctcaattaattattttaataaactaaCAGGTAAAAATGTTGTCACCCCTGACGTATCTTGCAGACAGTGAACCGATAGATGCTCCGTTGGCATCCTAAATAAGAGTAAGGATTAAAGAACTTACAATGTATGTGACTTCAGAACCAACTGTAAAACAGGGCAGGATCTGGTGCGTATAACAGATATTCCATATAAAGGTTCCTAAATCAATGTTATAATCTGAAACATATGGAAATAATCAACTTGTTTAACTCAGCACAAATTACCTTGCCAACAACACTTTAATGTGGCAGTCCAGTAGTCTGATAGATAATCGGCTCCCACTTCAAAAGTGCTTTgattatcaattttaagtCGTGAATTTGTGACCGCCTTAAGTTCCAGTCGATCTCCCAACTTTGCAAAGGctctaaaataaaattaaacacaATTTTGACTTACTTCAGGGCGATATTTCCGTCCAATCCCACCTTGAACATTAGGAACTTCTTCCCGTCATCGCTTGCATAGTTTGCTCCTATCTGGTATATATATCCCACGTCCTTCAGCAGTGTTCCTAGATAAAGTGAGTGACTTGCTTGCAAGTTTTTGGTCAGCTGCCTATCTGCTTCCAGTCTAAATCCATCATAGTTGTCCTGCGTAATAACATTTTTGTACTCGCGCGCCAAGTTCTCATATACTAGCAGGTCGAACCTGAATCAAATTAGTTAATCATGTTCTTACGGTGATTGTTGTTGGTGTTGTTGTTCTTCTTTAGACTCTTGTTTTTGTTCAGAGCAGTGTGCTACGCTCAGCAAAGGTAACAATCTTTCGGAAACAAATCCATTTATTGACTTAGCGTCCAGGGCTTTACTTTTCAAAGtattcttaaatttatattctttgAAGTTTTGGAAGTAAGTTTTGAAGACATTTTCCGAACTTGGTTCCCTCTGATCATTGAACGTGATACCCTTGAAGGTACTGTTGAAGAGTGAAGAACTGGCTCCAAATGATCTAATCCAGGACATTTCTTAACTTTTCAACAATTAAGTTAcaaaatttgttttattactatatttacattatgttttaaaaaacaatgACCCAAATTTGAGTTACTAGAGGAATCAGGCCTTCACTAGGATTCTAGGGCGATTTGACAGGAACTGCAGTTAATTTAAGTAAACAGGATTATgtacaaaatatttgaatGTTAATTATTGCGATTTTGTGTTTTAAAAGATTTCAACAAGTTCaagtaaaaatatttagagAGTAGGTGTAGTCAAACCCCCATCATATAATCAAATATCGACAATATCTAGgagtaaaattaaataaatttagattaTATCACTTCTTTTATAAATTCtctattataaaattttgatcATGTACTTAAACTGGTGTTTTCCTTATTCTCTGATACTAAATTCTTaccaaatatttaatttactatattTAATGGACAAATTCCCACTTTAAATACTCTTTTTTGTAGATTCCAACTATTTTTAAAccattttgtttaatttttacacCCTCAATGcttttataatttcattatatacatcAGAAGGGATTGTTACACATCCTACCTGAGCCATTTGTTTCTTTCCCTATAACATCATTTATCAAGACCAATAATACCCTAGCTTGATTTTCAAGAAGTTTCTTTTTTCTTGAAGGGTCACCTCCACTGCATTTCTCAATCACGTTCTTCTTCACAGCAGGTATATttgatgatgaaattacTCTCTTCCCTATCACTGCCTGAACTGGTACCTTGAACTGCCTGCTGGGTATCAGGTTAACCAGCGTTTCAACTATAAGCTTCCCTAAACCAATTAATGTTTGTATTAGCTACCTCTATCGTATGCTCTGTTTCTTGGTGTGACTACTGCCAGACCCTTTGCTTCAGTCCCATTTAGGAGAATTTTCAACTTGCAGAGCTCTATGGGCTCATAAAATGTCCCTTCATAGTCGTAGGATCCGTAGCCGTTTGTGACTGActttagtttattaaaaaagTCTGAGAGTATTTCGGAGAGCGGAAGGTCATAGTTCATCACTACCATGTTTGTGTCCTTAACTTTGTTCTTTTCTTTGAACCTTCCCCTCATTTTGCTCAGCATAGACATGACACTTCCAACAGAACTaagaattatatttatgaaagataaaaaatactcCTCTGGGACTCTGAGAGTGACGTCTGTCCACGGCTCCTCACTACTCTTAATCTGTGATTCGTCAGGCCACTTTGATGCGTCATCAACTGTTACAACACTTTTGTCCCTCAGGGTACACCTGTATGGAACAGAAGGTGATGTCACTATAACTTGAGTGTCAAATTCTCTTTCAAGCCTCTCTACTGTGATATCCAGGTGCAGCAACCCGTTGAATCCACACTTAAAACCCATCCCAACCATACTTGAGTCTGACCTTTCAAACTGAAATGAATGGTCGTTCAACTTAAGTTTTTCCAGTGCCGTTTGCAGTTTATCGAAATCCCCTCCTATGCATGGGTATATTCCTGCAAACACTGTCGGCTTTGagttttcaaatttatttatagGCTCAACAAGATTTTTCctgaaaattaattacCCAAAATCCACAACGAATAATTAATTGCCATACTTTACATAAGATTTGAGTGAAATTGTATCTCCGACATGAATTTCATTAGTCTTCTTAATCCCAGCTGTAATCCAACCTACTTGTCCAGACCTAATGGTTTTATAAACGAGTTAACTAACTGTAATGAATGTGTTTGTTTCATTTCAGGCAACATGATTCCTAGTCCTGTGACTTTCGAAGTTATATCTGCATTCATCAACGTGATTTCGTCTCCGATTTTAGTAGACCCTTCGAAAACCTGAAAATATAATCTAAATACACAACATACTCTGATGTAACAAATTGCTCCTCTATATGGGTCATAAAAGCTATCAAAAACTAGTGCTCTAAATGGTTTTTCTAGATCCACCTTTGGTGGAGGAATTGATACAACCACTGCCTCCAGTATATCTTCAATTCCTATACCTAAAAATCATAATTAGTATTGGAATTACCTTTTTTGGCTGACGCTTTCAGTATATCTGACTCTTTGAATCCAAAAAACTTTTTGAGACTTTCAGCTGTAGATTTGAAGTCGCAATGCTATTCGAATTATTATCTTTGGTTAAATACCTCTAAATCGATTTTATTTACCACTggtattatttttaggcCCTTCTCAATCGCTATGTTTGCCGTTGTTACAGTCTGTGCTTCTATTCCTTTTGTACCGTCAACCACCAGTATTGCTCCTTCACATGCTGAAATTGACCTTCTTGCTTCGTGATTAAAGTCAATATGCCTAAGctttattaatattttttactttaCCCTGGTGTATCGATCAAATTTAGTGTATAAGTTTTACCATCCAAAATAGAGTTATACTTGATTCTTGCACtttgtaatttaatagtaatTCCTCTTTCTCTTTCTAATTCCATATTATCCAGGTACTGCTCCTTTAATCTTTCTGGTGgtactaaaattttatagatTTACAGATCCAAAATACCTGATTTTGTAAACTC from Theileria annulata chromosome 1, complete sequence, *** SEQUENCING IN PROGRESS *** harbors:
- a CDS encoding Tpr-related protein family member, putative (Tap821d03.p1c.cand.44 - score = 21.90;~SMART 9 transmembrane domains at aa 30-52, 143-165, 175-197, 239-261, 291-313, 326-344, 395-417, 438-460 and 470-492;~9 probable transmembrane helices predicted for TA17015 by TMHMM2.0 at aa 30-52, 143-165, 175-197, 239-261, 291-313, 326-344, 395-417, 438-460 and 470-492) → MSAPAETEQGQASYCPVGCMPAEDDRGNCTFLMSAYILAGLAMMLNIRLSYSSAPYALIRFKLPENLFSVFVRRMASSLELWCLPSMLLGNIIEICLKLYYQIQGYTEDDNSEWGKHNGNLVLSSGNYPDKLTQPRHEKFNTIIIPSIVTQWLNFLTYVILLIVYLVGDDQGHLTTFYWTIAISGVVFGINMTLVYASDFNYVPVYIAGENSFPAVTSAIHYLTTLMFGNRRKWNSDFIVVCVDIVVAIIISFVAAIVWTIAYLVYVDGPTAGNLKHIFTYKFSANPKATMISPFLMIVVGMGLVYAIYPGIAPGMIVPFYLIDKIEMVLLIATIFPPVIVAALRKTAKTAGHWSHYQSPMCKWGADEEDKESKWTNTGNNYNGGANHAANAQDAYFWHAFDILIVLKITLAVIFIYSLHYRDSSLSRAIVNQPKMSTALTIVFYMCHECLLALGFPGLVGANGGGDMVLIPQYIGALFMIFLAFYSEGYIIEYKSHDPAHWPTDGMTWWNAFSYRCKNSIEITNKIFKSGFDNYSGNFVKII
- a CDS encoding patatin-family phospholipase, putative (Tap821d03.p1c.cand.43 - score = 87.19;~SMART pfam:Patatin (PF01734) at aa 78-279, E()=2.80e-05) translates to MILIYSNSDRQLLEFTLTPSTFDSKPKVAYKLFYSGPLLSVQFPLKFKRRYYRLNYLTIYNYECNKYLYNKLISLRVLSLDNSENLGTSVIGSLYLLEKKLSELKKKKINLADYFDYICGTGSGALIALCLLKGYSMKDLRVKWNQIVSSLFKWAHSLPSGIIFDYYYIEEFKKSFINILGTDFMCSKSYPHCMVTCSNVRSNPYGMFLFRNYGNSKFGSLDGTSYAPLWLVGWSSCALPTYVRGPSNSHLTNIGYNMINKVHMVDGSVVSSSPSLVSLQELTNIYNINLRTLVKDNMDLFLSIGTSKSENDSGSINSSTWQILLNSKNLMYNTQLQHMHLTSLFEEYENKYHRIQLPIYPGCKHGKTSKEDVDAVLTSTIQYISRHDNNRIEQIVKILNQ
- a CDS encoding uncharacterized protein (Tap821d03.p1c.cand.43 - score = 87.19) codes for the protein MNHKSEVLVKDHKHDDHLIKDSSKSSDRQSDTLDYDNKLMLIEKKENIKMIGLKDKENEDRLSDSKESDDDFLECESDYEFTNESDNQIFNNIYGSNLCKDSEILDEKISNLNAAKKLNVKNFMKSKSYHCLPSYYNGFGDGGQFGYIPKSYVPLDPELFSHANREGGYSSGFQGQFIDPELVQNRTIPSKSFLSRQKRKGSQDMSNVISQDQNENSASDSIYEDASDIPSEVNSELESRIIEFHEAKKSLSTSENGEINEDPTKQDSMSNMVYEPEDEIDELFDRVINCEYDPDFTFLPVALDPYVKISNKLIAKRTKRYGRQMLNSKGTKKSPGGSSAASSASSCSGECGNISTDHKDVDSKLKIKPIDNGSSLSQYVQDEPLAAKDGLILDESRGKQKHKPVDNERERLKAKEIDEYRQVLRLDTSIEPRIKFHDVQEYDSTDSEVEKQKEFARVLFEATKDDEREQYVDSDDEDLSPNIKSLKLSKKSGEEKVKSEKKSKKSKHKSDTESEDEKVSKTDKKSDKKSSKSSKHISEVDIEKDNGKVDKSEPEKGGKVDKSEVVEKPEKGDKNEKHKDKKPEKIKKVAWKSTDYDMIFNTLGECFSSGHIGHDTNPIVLNRKGFYTLFFRNSKYPYDSNIDFYLFRIGFKYSLVNEPKNQPLIIGI
- a CDS encoding uncharacterized protein (Tap821d03.p1c.C.cand.59 - score = 14.44), which encodes MVIYNSLKSFNRIAYRFNGLRNTTRPYTNSPRLFSTSRDETQQNFCSPPFESKLFKDYVEFSVNSYKSSKDAVDSEMTNLLANHKLLLFMEGSVDAPKSLCAGNIVKMFTLLQVLNFHTLDVLSNPPVFGFLCSKFGEPVRNILFKDGAPFAGHDELLELFRRGKLLQALGVPKTTNKSTPKEFANHLPIANY
- a CDS encoding porin, putative (Tap821d03.p1c.cand.42 - score = 40.81;~SMART pfam:Euk_porin (PF01459) at aa 101-375, E()=8.40e-06), with the translated sequence MSWIRSFGASSSLFNSTFKGITFNDQREPSSENVFKTYFQNFKEYKFKNTLKSKALDAKSINGFVSERLLPLLSVAHCSEQKQESKEEQQHQQQSPFDLLVYENLAREYKNVITQDNYDGFRLEADRQLTKNLQASHSLYLGTLLKDVGYIYQIGANYASDDGKKFLMFKVGLDGNIALKAFAKLGDRLELKAVTNSRLKIDNQSTFEVGADYLSDYWTATLKCCWQGTFIWNICYTHQILPCFTVGSEVTYIDANGASIGSLSARYVRGDNIFTCQLTRQPDFKRMDFSKKEINCARVQYTRKVNDRLSLATELELSPSIKESALRVGWEYLFRHARVQGNIDSCGRIAMQTQDYNGFGVSGCIDYWNNIYRFGFMMHLLPQPEQNQETPQPT
- a CDS encoding GTP-binding protein, LepA subfamily, putative (Tap821d03.p1c.cand.41 - score = 65.19;~SMART pfam:GTP_EFTU (PF00009) at aa 106-289, E()=2.70e-52; pfam:ras (PF00071) at aa 120-287, E()=9.50e-03; pfam:ParA (PF00991) at aa 140-242, E()=7.80e-02; pfam:GTP_EFTU_D2 (PF03144) at aa 319-394, E()=1.40e-02; pfam:EFG_C (PF00679) at aa 520-621, E()=1.30e-14), with translation MLYKYLFIYIVTKISLSSSLYHNFCTINNTNGSNFNVFDTNNGRFLNKNNRIRNILNKNINKKSSFSFINGNSLKNFKNDHKYHDFTKFTKIPEFLEEDNEPIVSELIRNFCIIAHVDHGKSTLADRFLEFTKSVPPERLKEQYLDNMELERERGITIKLQSARIKYNSILDGKTYTLNLIDTPGHIDFNHEARRSISACEGAILVVDGTKGIEAQTVTTANIAIEKGLKIIPVVNKIDLEHCDFKSTAESLKKFFGFKESDILKASAKKGIGIEDILEAVVVSIPPPKVDLEKPFRALVFDSFYDPYRGAICYIRVCCVFRLYFQVFEGSTKIGDEITLMNADITSKVTGLGIMLPEMKQTHSLQLVNSSGQVGWITAGIKKTNEIHVGDTISLKSYVKKNLVEPINKFENSKPTVFAGIYPCIGGDFDKLQTALEKLKLNDHSFQFERSDSSMVGMGFKCGFNGLLHLDITVERLEREFDTQVIVTSPSVPYRCTLRDKSVVTVDDASKWPDESQIKSSEEPWTDVTLRVPEEYFLSFINIILSSVGSVMSMLSKMRGRFKEKNKVKDTNMVVMNYDLPLSEILSDFFNKLKSVTNGYGSYDYEGTFYEPIELCKLKILLNGTEAKGLAVVTPRNRAYDRGKLIVETLVNLIPSRQFKVPVQAVIGKRVISSSNIPAVKKNVIEKCSGGDPSRKKKLLENQARVLLVLINDVIGKETNGSGRMCNNPF